GGAGCCGGGGCGGACGCCGTCAAATTCCAGTCATTTTTCGCGGACGACCTTTATTTCCCGGATCACGAGCTATATCCGATTTTCAAGGCGGGGGAAATATCCGTGGCGGCGCATGCGGCCTTAAAGAACGCGGCGGACGCCAATGGGATCGGTTTCCTGTCCACCCCCTTCAGCCCGTACTGGGTGGACGTGCTGGACAAACTGTCGCCCATGGGCTTTAAGATCGCCTCCATGGACATCAATAATCCGGTGTTGCTCAAGGCCGTGGCGGCCAAGGGGCGCGAGGTGTTCATTTCCACCGGCGCTTCGGACATAGAGGAAGCGGCCCGGGCCGTGCGGATATTGCGCGACGGAGGGGCAAGCGAGGTGTGCGTGATGCACTGCGTGTCCAACTATCCCACAGACCCGCAGGACGTGGCGCTGTATATGATCCCGAAACTCCGGGCCGAGCTTGGAACGCCGGTGGGATTTTCCGACCACACGCTGGGGGTGAACGCGGCGGTGGCGGCGGCGGCGCTGGGGGCGGAGGCCATCGAGAAACATTTCACCTTAGACAAAAACCTCCCCGGGCCGGACCACAAGATATCCGCCGATCCGGAAGAAATGGCCCGGTTGGTGAAGGCCGTGAAGGACCTGGAACTGGAGATGGACGCATTTTCCGCGGATCATCACGCGGCCCGGGCCGACGCCGGAAAGAAAAAGGGGATGCGGCGCGGAATCTACGCCGGGCGTAACATAGCCGCCGGGGAAACCGTGACCCTTGATTGTTTGAAACTAGTACGGCCGCAGATCACCCCGCTTGAAAGGCTGGACGAGTTTCTCGGCAAGCCCGCCCCCCGTGCATACAAGGCCGGGGAAAGCCTGTAGCGGGGAAAAGAATTTTAACCACAGAGTCACAGAGACACAGAGATAAGAATTAATTCTTATCTTCATTTCTTTACCTGTGTGTCTCTGTGACTCTGCGGTAAATCAGTCCTTTCCCTTTGCCTGTTGAATCGGGCGCCTTGCATGGCTTACCATAGGCCAGCCGGTAATTTTCTGGAGAAGCCGATGCCAAGCCGCCGCCCTGGATGCCCCTACTGCGGGGCGCAAGTCACCCTCGCGGGAGATCCCGGCGGCGATGGGCTTTACACCGTTAAATGCGCCAAATGCGGCAATCTGTTGAAAATTCCCGCACAGGACAACACCACTGAAAAACTTCCGCCGCCGACTGAAAAAGTTCCGCCCCCTTCAAGCCCGGAGGCGCGGGCAAGGCACGCCGCGGAACTTCATGAAGACGGGACGCGGCTTTTAGAATCGCAAAAATTCCCGGCTGCGGTGACGAAGTTCCGGGCCGCGTCCGACAAGGCCCCGGACAACGTGGAAATCCTTTCCGCCCTCGCCCACGCATGTTCCAGGGCGAACATGGCCTATGACGCGCTGGCCGCGTATAAACGCATTCTCGACATTGATCCGGACAACAGGGAAGCTCTGCTCAAGACAGGCATGCTTTACATCCAGTTAAAGCGCCCGGCGCTGGGGGCGGCGGCCTTGCACAGGCTGCTTGAATTTGATCCCGGCCATGAGCAGGCCCGCCTGATGCTGGAGATCGCCACAGCGCAGAAAAAGGACGAGGAAAAGTCCACCGGAGCCCCATCCGCCACGCCTCGGCGCGATGTTCTGGCGGAACTGGCCGGCCTTGTCTTAAGCGCCGGGTGGGGAAAGACCGGGCTTGTGGCGGCGGAATGGATATTGCCGCTGGCGGCCTTTGTGGCGATCTACCAGACGATCGGCTCCGAATCGGTTTATATGGACGGACTTCTGGCGGCGATGTTCCTTTATTGCGTCTTCTTAGGCGTGGTGGCGCACGAACTTGGGCATGGCGCCGCGGCGCTCATGTGCGGGGACAGGACCGCGCTCAACGCCGGAAGGCTTTCGCTTGATCCTCTTCGCCACCTGTCGTTTCTGGGAACCATCGCCGTCCCGGCGCTTGTGTACATCGCCGCGGGGGTGATGTTCGGATGGGCAAAACCTGTCCCTTTCGATCCGATGAAGATGGACCGGCATCCAAGGGACCTGGCGTTTGTTGCCGGCATGGGGCCGTTCGCCAGCTTCGCATCGGCCTGCGTTTCCTTCACGCTGTTCCTGGCGGTGGCCGCCGCCCACAACATTGACCATCCCGAGGCTTATCTCAGGTTCACATCCGAGCTTGGCTCGCCGTTGGATGCAGGGTCCGGGCGATGGGAGGCTTTCTGGTTCGTGGCGCTTGAGATAACGGCGCTGTCGGCGGTGGCAAACCTTATCATCGGCGCGTTCAACCTTATCCCCCTCCCCCCGCTGGACGGTGGCTGGCTGTTAAAATGCGCCGCGCCGCGTTCCGGCGAGTGGCTCAACAGGCTCATGTGGCCCGGCGCCATAGCGGTGATCGGGCTGATATATTCCGGGTTCGCCCCGCTCGTCTTTTATCCGGTGTATGTGGCGCTGGCCGGGTTTTACTTCGTCTCGGGGTTGGTGCTTTGAAAGGCGCCGCGTGCGTCCGCTGCGGCATGGTCAATATGCCGCCGTCCGGGGGGGACAAGTGCGCCGTGTGCCAGACTCCTCTCAAGGAAAGGCCGGAAGACCCGTTCGCCGGGAAAATGTTCGGCCTTGAGCTGAACCGGACTCCGCTGAAAAAGCTTGCCGGGCGCAAGCTCGCGCAACTGGGCAAATTCAAGGGGACGGCTGAATTTGTTTCCGTGGCGGCCAACATCATCACGGCAAAACTTTTGCGGAGGATCGCGCTGGAGCCTTTGTTTTGCGGCAGGCTGATCCGTTTCCGGAAGACCGACCTTACGGAGGAGACCGCCATTGACCAGGCGGCCTTAAAATCGGTCACGTCGAAACTTAAAGAGAGAGGTTTTGCGGCGGCGTGGGACAGGATCGTGGAATCGCGCGTGCCCCCGGTGTATGAGCGGATATACATAAATCCCGAAAAAAAGCTGTACGCATCCGCCGGTTTGGTGGAGAACACGTTGGGCGCCGGGGCGCGGATAATTTCGCCGAAAAAGGAGGCGGGGCTTGTGATCGTCTCCAACGAACCGGCGCAGATAGCGGCCGACCCGGAATCGGAGTTTCATTGCGTCCCTGGCGGCTCCATCCCGGAACTGCTCAACAAAATGGAACGCCTTATCGAGGGGAAAGACAGGACGAACGTCCGGTTCTCCGCGCGGGACATACTTATAGACCTCGCCGACAGCCATGAACGCGCCTTTGACGACGCCGTATCAAAAAAACTGTTGATAAAATTCCGCGTGGAGGGGGAAGAAAACCCGGGAGCCTCCGCGTTCACCCCACCGGCCGCGTGCCATTTCCATCACAACGAAACGGCGGTGAAACATTGCTCGCTTTGCGATAAGCCTGTGTGCGTGGCCTGCCTGTTCCGGTTTGAGGAAAAGGATTATTGCAAACTCTGCCTGCCGGGGGAGGCGGAAAAAGGGATCGGGACGCATCTGGACCTGACCGGAGAGCTGAACCCCGCCGGAATGGCGCTTCGCGGCGCCGTGAAGGTCTTAGAAATAGCCGGATTGTTATGGCTTTTGGCGGCGATGTTCCCGGAAGGGGCGGCGGGATCGAAAATCGCCTTTTTTATCCTTGCCTCCGCCATGTTCACCGCGTACTTCTTCGCGACGGTTGCCGTTTGGGGCGCCACCCCTTTGCAACTGGCCGCCGGGGTGGCCGTGATAGACGCGGAAACCGGGGCTCCGCCGGGATTCAAGGGGGCGTTCATCAGGACCTGCTATCTTTTCGTCACGATGATCACATTCATTCCGGCGATAGGGTATATCGCGGCAATCCGCGATCCGCTCCGGCGCGGCTGGCACGACAGGATGGCGGGGACGCTGGCCGTCACATCGAACGCCCCCATGAAGGAAAAGGCGGGGCTGGCGGCGATTGTCCTGATGGCGGCCATAGCCGGATTGAACTGGACACACCTGAAAGGGGGAGCGGCGGATATTTTCACCGTGGCGTTCGGTGGATCGGCGCCTTTGGACATGGCCGTGTCGGCAACGCCATATTGGAGCGGCAAGACCGCCACGCCACCGGCAATGCCCCCCGGACGGGCCGCCGTCGTGGCCGAAGATGGCATCGCAACAGCGTATATGCCCGACAACGGCAGGCAAATATGGGCCTCCCCTGCCCGGAATGTTGAGAGGGTCTTCGCGGATACTTTCTCCAGCAATTACATATTCACCGCGGGGAAAAATATCGGCGCCATCGCGGGGCAGAACGGCGCCGTGGCGTGGTCAACGGCTCTGCCCGCCAAGCCTGAAACACCACCGGCGTTCAACTCCACCGGCATCACCATCGCCGCCGGAGGGAACGTGATATCGCTGGACCGGGCAGGCAAGTTTATGTGGAGCAAAAAAGCGGACGGGCCTGTGGAGCGTCTATCGGCCACAGCGGAAACTGTCACGGCGGTGATAAAGGGACAAGGCTCCACAGTTTACCGGCAGAATGACGGGCAGGTTCTCGTAAAAATGCCGGGGATGCGCCCGGTGGCCTCGACATCGGCCGTGGAAACGGTGTTTGGCGGCGCGGCCGGGACG
This sequence is a window from Nitrospinota bacterium. Protein-coding genes within it:
- a CDS encoding N-acetylneuraminate synthase family protein; its protein translation is MALVIAEIGFSHGGDIDLAIRMIEAASGAGADAVKFQSFFADDLYFPDHELYPIFKAGEISVAAHAALKNAADANGIGFLSTPFSPYWVDVLDKLSPMGFKIASMDINNPVLLKAVAAKGREVFISTGASDIEEAARAVRILRDGGASEVCVMHCVSNYPTDPQDVALYMIPKLRAELGTPVGFSDHTLGVNAAVAAAALGAEAIEKHFTLDKNLPGPDHKISADPEEMARLVKAVKDLELEMDAFSADHHAARADAGKKKGMRRGIYAGRNIAAGETVTLDCLKLVRPQITPLERLDEFLGKPAPRAYKAGESL
- a CDS encoding tetratricopeptide repeat protein codes for the protein MPSRRPGCPYCGAQVTLAGDPGGDGLYTVKCAKCGNLLKIPAQDNTTEKLPPPTEKVPPPSSPEARARHAAELHEDGTRLLESQKFPAAVTKFRAASDKAPDNVEILSALAHACSRANMAYDALAAYKRILDIDPDNREALLKTGMLYIQLKRPALGAAALHRLLEFDPGHEQARLMLEIATAQKKDEEKSTGAPSATPRRDVLAELAGLVLSAGWGKTGLVAAEWILPLAAFVAIYQTIGSESVYMDGLLAAMFLYCVFLGVVAHELGHGAAALMCGDRTALNAGRLSLDPLRHLSFLGTIAVPALVYIAAGVMFGWAKPVPFDPMKMDRHPRDLAFVAGMGPFASFASACVSFTLFLAVAAAHNIDHPEAYLRFTSELGSPLDAGSGRWEAFWFVALEITALSAVANLIIGAFNLIPLPPLDGGWLLKCAAPRSGEWLNRLMWPGAIAVIGLIYSGFAPLVFYPVYVALAGFYFVSGLVL
- a CDS encoding RDD family protein yields the protein MKGAACVRCGMVNMPPSGGDKCAVCQTPLKERPEDPFAGKMFGLELNRTPLKKLAGRKLAQLGKFKGTAEFVSVAANIITAKLLRRIALEPLFCGRLIRFRKTDLTEETAIDQAALKSVTSKLKERGFAAAWDRIVESRVPPVYERIYINPEKKLYASAGLVENTLGAGARIISPKKEAGLVIVSNEPAQIAADPESEFHCVPGGSIPELLNKMERLIEGKDRTNVRFSARDILIDLADSHERAFDDAVSKKLLIKFRVEGEENPGASAFTPPAACHFHHNETAVKHCSLCDKPVCVACLFRFEEKDYCKLCLPGEAEKGIGTHLDLTGELNPAGMALRGAVKVLEIAGLLWLLAAMFPEGAAGSKIAFFILASAMFTAYFFATVAVWGATPLQLAAGVAVIDAETGAPPGFKGAFIRTCYLFVTMITFIPAIGYIAAIRDPLRRGWHDRMAGTLAVTSNAPMKEKAGLAAIVLMAAIAGLNWTHLKGGAADIFTVAFGGSAPLDMAVSATPYWSGKTATPPAMPPGRAAVVAEDGIATAYMPDNGRQIWASPARNVERVFADTFSSNYIFTAGKNIGAIAGQNGAVAWSTALPAKPETPPAFNSTGITIAAGGNVISLDRAGKFMWSKKADGPVERLSATAETVTAVIKGQGSTVYRQNDGQVLVKMPGMRPVASTSAVETVFGGAAGTALVNMKDGSVKWAISRRLIFPVEDMSGQPYLYSATAALRPESGISAFGYPKGCAFTGTLKNLLILNCPSSKKMIIADGKTGASIFNMGAPPFGKSWLLAETGRYAMLAEDSSAGGFVKMYLLMVDPGLVGAQTIPLGDFSGEPSIHYDRRANALFIAGKNFMGAWRPPF